The sequence CCGACGCAGCCGCTGGTGACGCCCGAGCCGATGGATTCGGGATCGCTGGTCGCATAGATCGTGTACAGCGTGTAGACGCCGTTCTGGTAGAGATGCAGCGTGCGCGCGCCGAGCGGATTGTCGAGGCCGCCCGGCATGCCGCGGGCATATTTGGCGGCTTCCGGCTGGCGCTTGATCATTTCCTTCGGCGGCGTCCAGGTCGCCCATTCGCTCTTGCGCCCGACATAGGCGTCACCGCTCCACAGGAAGCCCTCGCGGCCGACATTGGCGCCGTAGCGGGTCGCCATGCCGTCTTCCCCGATGCGGTAGACATAATAGTTCTTCGGGTCGACGATGATGGTGCCCGGCGCCTCGTCCGTCTCGTAGCGGACGGTGCGGCGGAAATATTTCGGGTTGACCTTGCTGACATCGACCGCGGGGATCGGAAATTTCTCTTCCGGCACCGGGCCATAGACCTTGGCCGCCTCGGCGAGGCTCATCGTGTCGGGACTGGCGCAGCCCGCCAGCCCGAACGCCCCGAGGCTGAGGGCCGAGCCGGCGAGGAAGCTGCGGCGGCTCAGCCCGTCCGCCCGCCTGCGGGCACTCTCACCGGCCGTGCCGGCACCGGCATGGCGACCGTTGCTGATCATCTCTGGCATCCCATAGAGCGTTTTCGAGCGAAGTGGATCCCGGTTCGCGTGAAGAAAACGCGATAAAACAAAGAATTAGATCATTTCAGTGCTTCCGTGAAACAGTGAGATGACCCAGGGCTCGCGAAGCAGGGCCCGGCCGCACGGCCGGCGCGTCTTTCGGCCGGAGGAGATAACGCCGCTCGCGCCCCGCTGGCAAGCGCAGCCCTGCCCCGCGTCCGGCGCGGCCGGTGCCGTCATCACCCTGCCATCAACGACCGGAACGCCGGGCGACGCGAGGAATCGGCCAACCGGCGGGTCGACGGTGAGGCAGGGCCGGCCTCAAGCCGCCAGCACCAGCTTGCGCTCCGCGAGTTCGGACAGGAAGGCCAGCACATCGCGCTGGATATCGGCGAGCGGCCCATCATAGAGCTGGGCCAGTTCGGCGCAGAGCGCGCCGATCTCGACTGGCGCCTCCAGCCGGTTCCAGATATCGGTGCCGGTCGCGTCGAGCTGATAATAGGCGCCGTTCTCGACATTCATCATCACCACTTCGCCCTCCAGTTCCGCGGCCAGGCAATCCGGAGAACGGCGGATGCGGGACTGGAGTGTCAGCATGCAGGCTTGCCTCGACAATGAACACCACGCGGCGCCGACCGGGCGCGAACGGAGGCACCTTTTCGCATAGCCCGCTTCCGAAGGCGAGCCATGCCGGCTATAGACCCGGCACGAGGTCTTTCCGCCTGCCAGCCTTCCCCTCCGATGCCCGGAGCGCGCA is a genomic window of Ancylobacter sp. IITR112 containing:
- a CDS encoding L,D-transpeptidase; protein product: MISNGRHAGAGTAGESARRRADGLSRRSFLAGSALSLGAFGLAGCASPDTMSLAEAAKVYGPVPEEKFPIPAVDVSKVNPKYFRRTVRYETDEAPGTIIVDPKNYYVYRIGEDGMATRYGANVGREGFLWSGDAYVGRKSEWATWTPPKEMIKRQPEAAKYARGMPGGLDNPLGARTLHLYQNGVYTLYTIYATSDPESIGSGVTSGCVGLLSQDMIQLYNETPVKTKVVVLPA
- a CDS encoding PqqD family peptide modification chaperone, translating into MLTLQSRIRRSPDCLAAELEGEVVMMNVENGAYYQLDATGTDIWNRLEAPVEIGALCAELAQLYDGPLADIQRDVLAFLSELAERKLVLAA